The genomic stretch ATAAGATCTTAAGGTTTGCGCAGTCCGATGATTGGCTAACCAGACAACGTTTAGCCGAGGCGTTAGGACATCTCAAGTGTGATAAGAGTTTGTCAGCTTTGAATTACCTAGTGAAAGATCCCCATCCGCAGGTAGTAACAGCTGCAAAATATGCAATCGAAAAATTTGGAGCAGATAGCAAATAAATAATGGGTAAAGATTTGACAGTCTCAATCTTTACCCAATTTAGTTTCAAGGTTCTTTTCTTGTACTTCTTCTAAGGACACAGACATGACAATAATTTTAGCTGGTGATATCGGCGGCACTAAGACACTTTTGCGTCTTGCTGAGAAGAGTGGAGCAGAATGGCGATCATTGTACGAACAACGCTTTGCTAGCGCTAACTATGCCAGTTTCTCCGATGTTTTACGTGAATTTCTTGCTCAGTCAAAGCAGAATTTAGGTGATCTGCCAAATTTGGCGGCGGCTTGTTTTGGGATTGCGGGACCAGTGCGCGATCGCCGATCTAAATTAACTAATTTAGGCTGGTCGTTTGATAGCGATCGCCTTGCTGAGGAATTTAATATTCCCAAGATCAGCTTGATTAATGATTTTGTGGCGGTTGGTTATGGGGTTTTAGGATTGCAACCCCATGATTTGCATACTTTACAAGATGGGAATGTGTTAGAACGAGCGCCGATTGGAGTGATTGGTGCGGGGACAGGCTTAGGTGAGGCATATTTAGGATGGAATGGCGATCGCTATGAGGTCTATGCCACAGAGGGTGGACATACTGATTTTGCGCCGAGGAATGAGTTAGAAATTGAGTTGTTAAAATATTTGCAACAGCGTCATGATCGCGTATCCGTGGAGCGGGTAGTCTCAGGCATGGGGATTGTGACAATTTATCAATTTTTGCGCGATAACCAAGCTGCACCTGAATCTTCAGAGATTGCCGAAAAGGTGCGTCAATGGGAATCGGGAGATGTGGAGTCGGGAGCCGCCGCCGCGATCGCTAAGGCAGCTTTAGCAAATTGTGGAATCAATAGTGAAACTAATGGTGATCATCTCGCTACACAGACAATGCAAATGTTTGTGGAAGCCTATGCTGCCGAGATTGGGAATTTAGCTTTAAAGTTAATTCCCAATGGCGGCTTATATATTGCAGGAGGCATTGCCCCAAAAATATTGCCACTATTACAGGATGGAACATTTTTGCGAATTTTAAAAAGTAAAGGCAGAGTCAGCCCAGTTTTGGAAGATATTCCTATTCACATCGTGCTGAATCCTGAAGTGGGGCTAATTGGCGCAATGCTTTATGGGGCAATCTCTATTTGAGTCGCAATCGAATCTTATCGCCTACAGGTAATGGAAATACTTGATTGATTCTCTCTGGAGATTTTTTTAACTCAGCGATCGATAAGTAGTTCAATACCGTAAAGTGAGTTTTTTCTACGGCTGCAACTTTAACTGCGCCTTCGCCAATTAATGCTTTTTGTCTAGATATTTGTCTATATATTTTCACCCAGATGTAATATTTAGGCAAAGCAACACCAACTTGAGTTGGCTTAGCTCGCAGTAGTTCATATTCAACAGTTACAGTTTCTTTATAGGTGTCCTGAAAATAGTTGGTGAGATCTCGCTTGAGAAGTTTGTCAAACTGTTGAGGTACATCAGGTGTATTGACCTTAACATGCGAACCTTGAACGATCGCTAATGGATGTAATAGCTTTAATGGAGCATATCCAAAGCTAGCAATTCCAATCAATAGGATCATGCTATATTCCATAACAATTAGCCTCTACATAGAAATATCGTAAGTTTAAGGAGCTAGTCTATGAATTTGCCATGATTGATCTTCTTGCAATGTATATAAGAAGCGATCATGCAAGCGGTTAGTGCATCCTTGCCAAAATTCAAAGCTAGTCGGAACTACGCGATATCCTCCCCAGAAATCAGGCAAGGGAATTTCTCCATCCATAAATTTCTGCTTAATCTGTTCAAATTGCATGAGTAGAAGTTGTCGAGAAGAAATAATAGAGCTTTGTTGAGAAGTCCATGCTCCTAGCTGGCTACCGCGAGGACGAGAGCTAAAGTATTGCAAAGATTCGGCAGTGCTGACCTTCTCAGCGGTTCCTGTGATATGGACTTGACGCTGTAGCGGTAGCCAAGTAAACAGAATTGAAACCTTGTGATTATTCTCAATCTGTTTTGCCTTGCGACTTTCATAGTTAGTAAAAAATACTAATCCCTTCTCATCAAAATATTTCAGTAATACTGTCCGCATAAACGGTTGACCATCAGCATTAACAGTTGATAGCGTCATGGCATTAGGTTCTAGCAATTCAGCATTACATGCCTGCTGAAACCATTTCTCAAACTGCTTAAAGGGATCATCATATAGATCTTTGCGTCTTAGTTCCCCCTTTTTATAATCTTCTCTTAGCGCATGGATATCCATTTTCTAAACTCTATAAGAACAACTGATTTTAATCTCAGTATATAGCGATCACCCCTTGAATTATGCTGAGATGTGGCACTTTACACTGAATTTCATTCCATAGCCAATTAATGCCCATGATAAAATCAAGATTGCTATAGCAAGTATCAGCTAATGACAATGACTTAAGTGAGGCATATCAATGCTAGTTCAAACTAAAAGGTTTACGATCGCGGAATATCATCGCCTCAGTGAGTTGGGAATGTTGCAAAGCGAGTTTGAATTCCCACGCACCGAATTAATTAAAGGAGAAATCGTATCAATGTCAGCTAAAGGTACTAAGCACACAGTTTGCTGTAGTAATTTAATTGCAGAACTGTCAGTCTTGGTTAGGGGGCGGGCAATATTGAGATGTCAAGATCCAATTTTTTTGCTTCCTGATAGTGAGCCTGAGCCAGATTTTACGATTGTGCGCGATCGCGAAGATAACTATCTCACAGGACATCCCACAGCCGATGATATTTTGTTAGTCATTGAAATTGCTGATTCTTCTCTTAATTATGATCGCGATATAAAAGGTGCACTTTATGCCGAAGCGGGGATTGAGAACTACTGGCTATTTAACCTAGTAGATAATCGTTTAGAGGCTTATAGCGAACCTTACCGTGATGCTCAAGGTAAAGGTAACTATGCTCAAAGGAAATATGTTCTTGCCCATCAAGCGATCGCTTTACCAGCATTTACTGATACGAGCATAGAATTGAGCAAAATTTTACCTAGTGCCAAGTAGGAGGTGCGGCGCTTCGCGCCGCCCATCCTTTTCTGTAGCTTTTTGTTAAGCAGTG from Pseudanabaena sp. Chao 1811 encodes the following:
- a CDS encoding glucokinase: MTIILAGDIGGTKTLLRLAEKSGAEWRSLYEQRFASANYASFSDVLREFLAQSKQNLGDLPNLAAACFGIAGPVRDRRSKLTNLGWSFDSDRLAEEFNIPKISLINDFVAVGYGVLGLQPHDLHTLQDGNVLERAPIGVIGAGTGLGEAYLGWNGDRYEVYATEGGHTDFAPRNELEIELLKYLQQRHDRVSVERVVSGMGIVTIYQFLRDNQAAPESSEIAEKVRQWESGDVESGAAAAIAKAALANCGINSETNGDHLATQTMQMFVEAYAAEIGNLALKLIPNGGLYIAGGIAPKILPLLQDGTFLRILKSKGRVSPVLEDIPIHIVLNPEVGLIGAMLYGAISI
- the pdxH gene encoding pyridoxamine 5'-phosphate oxidase — protein: MDIHALREDYKKGELRRKDLYDDPFKQFEKWFQQACNAELLEPNAMTLSTVNADGQPFMRTVLLKYFDEKGLVFFTNYESRKAKQIENNHKVSILFTWLPLQRQVHITGTAEKVSTAESLQYFSSRPRGSQLGAWTSQQSSIISSRQLLLMQFEQIKQKFMDGEIPLPDFWGGYRVVPTSFEFWQGCTNRLHDRFLYTLQEDQSWQIHRLAP
- a CDS encoding Uma2 family endonuclease → MLVQTKRFTIAEYHRLSELGMLQSEFEFPRTELIKGEIVSMSAKGTKHTVCCSNLIAELSVLVRGRAILRCQDPIFLLPDSEPEPDFTIVRDREDNYLTGHPTADDILLVIEIADSSLNYDRDIKGALYAEAGIENYWLFNLVDNRLEAYSEPYRDAQGKGNYAQRKYVLAHQAIALPAFTDTSIELSKILPSAK